Below is a window of Defluviimonas sp. SAOS-178_SWC DNA.
TCAAACTGCTGGACAAGAAGTTGTTATAGGCCGCAAGGGACGAGATGGTCGGCAAGGCATGCCCAGCGACGGCGTAGACATAGTCCGTCGAGGTGGCGTCGTCATAGAGGATCATTATGACGGTCGTGCGAGTCGTGCCGTTGTCGTCCCAGGTAATTTCACCCAAAAGAAACTCGTCGGATGGGTCGTCCGAAAATATATTGTTGTTATTCAGCGATCCCCCATCGACGAGCGTGTCGACCCGGTTCGAGGATGTCGTCTGGATCTCCGGAAGGTCTCCGGGAGCTGGCGGGGCGATAACGGAATAGCTGAAGGAAGGTGTGACGCCGTCATTATAGACATTTGAAAGAGTCGACGCGCCCAGAAAAGCCGACGGATTTCCATTGATATCGTATTGAATCTTGAAGCCCGAAAACGAGTATGTTGGCATCTTTTGGTCCCCCGAAGACCCAATCGCCAGCGATCAGCAGTTCATTTAATTGCCTTAAATGGCCATTGGGAAAGATACAGCCGAGTTTCGAATATTTGGGCATGCCTCCGGAGTCGTCAAGCTGATAAGGGTTGGCGACTTTCAACCCAAAGTGGAAGTGATTCCTCTGGGTGTTCAGACGATATTGATATCGTCCACGAAGGGGTAGAGGTTCGTCCCCCCGCAATCGTCAGACTGTTGCAACCGCCGAAATCGAAGACGACATCAGAGCCGACGACGCTGGCATGGTCTGCGATAACGTGTGCCCCCGTCTTTCCGTCGCCCCAGAGCGCGTCGTCGAGGACCAGCGTGTCGACATTGTCGGCGAATACGGCGTTCCGGTCCTGGCCATAGCCAGGTAGGAAACACGAAACTGTCCGGGCCGAGCCCGCTGACCAATTACAACGAAACGAAAAACTGGTTCATTTCGTAGAAACCGGCGTCAACATACGAGCACCCGCGGAATTTTTCATTCAGCCACTTGGCCTTGATGCCGCGTCCTTCGAGAATGAATATGGGATGGCATCTTTCGATTATTGATCGCGCGCCCATAAGGGCGGGGCCCTCGAAACCCTCCACGTCAAGCTGGATCAGAGATACATGCCGACCTGTCGGGACAAGGCTATCCAAAGTCTTCACCTCCACCTCAAGGAATCCGTCCCCGCTGATCTTCCTGTTCGGATCGATTCGCGCCATAGCTGCTTTGGGTTCGGTGCTTTTTGCATCCTTGATCTGAAGTTGGGCCGTCGATTCCTCCCGCCCGACGGCACAGGGGAACAGGACAACATTGTGCAATTTGTTGATTTCAATTGTCTTCTTCGCCGCGCTGTAGTTGACAGGGTTTGGCTCAAACGACCACAGAGTCGCATCGGGCGCCAAGCCCTGCGACACGCCGGGGAAGAAATCACCAACAAACGCACCACCGGAAATCACGTCGCCTAACTTGGCATTGCGCATTATAAATTCGATAGTCCGGGCCTCGTAAACAAGGCCATTGCTAAAATACTATATGGCAAGAGATCTGGTTACATATTCTTCGGGAAACGCGCAAAATCCAAATCAGCTGGAATATATCGTAAACTGATCTCCGGTCACGTTACTATCTCCCGCAGGCCATTTACAGTCTGCTAAAGTATGGTTTTAACTTATTCTACCCCTGATATCACACCCGAGATCGGCGTCAATAACAGAGGACATAAACCCCGTCACCCCGGCATGACCTGCCGGATGTTGGGACTCTGAGGATCGTTTCAGATCGACCCTGGCACATCAACGCTGACGGAAGAGGTTACATCTTCATCGCCCCTCTCAGACGATATTGATATCGTCCACGAAGATGCCGAGGTTCGTCACCCCTGCAACGGTCAGGCTGTGGCCGCCGAAGTCGAAGACGGTATCGCCGCCGACGACACTGGCGTGGTCGGCGATCACCTGCGCCACGGTCTTGCCGCCACCCCAGAGCGCGTCGTCGAGAACCAGCGTGTCGACATTGTCGGCGAAGTCGGTCACCCGATCCTGTCCGTAGCCCGCGAGGAACACGAAACTGTCCGCGCCGAGCCCGCCGGTCAGCACGTCATTGTCGGTGCCGCCGTTCAGCCAGTCATCGCCGCCGCCGCCATGGATCGTGTCGTTGCCCGCCATGCCGAAGACCTCGTCATGGGCGTTGAAGCCGAACTGCACCGCGTCCGTGTAGCGGTCGTTGCCGTCGCCGAGCCAGGCCTTGTCCCGGCCCATGCCGCCGTTGACGATGTCGTTGCCGGCGCCGGCATAG
It encodes the following:
- a CDS encoding FkbM family methyltransferase, which gives rise to MRNAKLGDVISGGAFVGDFFPGVSQGLAPDATLWSFEPNPVNYSAAKKTIEINKLHNVVLFPCAVGREESTAQLQIKDAKSTEPKAAMARIDPNRKISGDGFLEVEVKTLDSLVPTGRHVSLIQLDVEGFEGPALMGARSIIERCHPIFILEGRGIKAKWLNEKFRGCSYVDAGFYEMNQFFVSL